From candidate division WOR-3 bacterium, one genomic window encodes:
- a CDS encoding glycosyltransferase family 1 protein, whose amino-acid sequence MNRLSPVHKINVCHIIAKMVYGGASIGTLHLVEKLDSKLFACTIIHGFQSENEGRLLAHGRRKNLNFITLPSLVREINLIKDFLTFLRLVAILKKHRYKIVHTHGSKAGVIGRIAAGVARTPVILHTVHGWGLKAGNSFAQMFFRFIEKIIATFTTKLLFQTEADMKEAELYKIGEAAKYYFIGNGINLRSFLHYDQHSVEHARLKFNPGGRRVIGTIGRVSAQKNPEGFVKIAQGVLQKRKDVIFLFVGGGELLEQMREKIRVLNLSDYIVFTGVVEDIPPLLAIFDIFILPSLWEGLPRSLLEGMAMAKPVVAHKVSGIDEIINNGFNGITVAINRYDLFVDAINNLLEDNDLCKKFGTAARKTALNYDYENVIDRTINLYLDLADD is encoded by the coding sequence ATGAACAGATTATCTCCCGTGCATAAAATAAACGTTTGTCATATTATAGCAAAGATGGTGTATGGAGGTGCCTCAATAGGAACTTTGCACTTGGTTGAAAAGCTCGATTCAAAATTATTTGCCTGTACGATAATTCATGGATTTCAATCGGAGAATGAAGGTCGTCTGCTGGCTCATGGAAGAAGAAAGAATTTAAATTTCATTACTCTTCCCAGCCTGGTCCGCGAAATAAATTTGATTAAGGACTTTCTGACTTTCTTAAGACTTGTTGCAATTTTAAAAAAGCACCGGTATAAAATCGTTCACACCCATGGTTCGAAAGCCGGTGTCATCGGCAGGATTGCCGCAGGAGTTGCACGTACTCCTGTTATTCTTCATACAGTACACGGCTGGGGTCTTAAAGCGGGAAATTCATTCGCCCAGATGTTTTTCAGATTTATCGAAAAAATTATCGCCACCTTTACGACAAAGCTGCTTTTTCAGACAGAGGCAGATATGAAAGAAGCTGAACTGTATAAAATCGGAGAAGCCGCCAAATATTATTTCATCGGCAACGGTATTAATTTGCGTTCATTTTTGCATTACGATCAGCATTCAGTGGAACATGCACGCTTGAAATTTAATCCCGGCGGTCGAAGAGTGATAGGAACGATTGGACGGGTCAGTGCACAGAAAAATCCAGAAGGTTTTGTGAAGATCGCCCAGGGGGTGCTGCAAAAAAGAAAAGATGTTATTTTTCTTTTTGTAGGCGGCGGTGAACTGCTGGAACAAATGAGAGAAAAAATCCGCGTTCTTAACTTATCTGATTATATTGTATTTACCGGTGTAGTGGAAGATATTCCCCCTTTACTGGCTATCTTTGATATATTTATTCTTCCTTCACTATGGGAAGGACTGCCGCGTTCGTTACTCGAAGGGATGGCAATGGCGAAACCTGTTGTTGCCCACAAGGTGAGTGGTATCGATGAGATTATTAATAATGGATTCAACGGGATTACCGTCGCCATTAATCGATACGATCTGTTTGTAGACGCCATTAATAATTTACTCGAAGACAACGATTTATGTAAAAAATTCGGAACGGCCGCCCGGAAAACCGCTCTTAATTACGATTACGAGAATGTAATAGATCGAACGATCAATTTATATCTGGACCTGGCTGATGATTGA
- a CDS encoding DUF4091 domain-containing protein, protein MIDILVMIYHYFRASSENLLKNKTLYGIMVVMALVLGCKALKGENLLINGDFETGIAPGWEPSFVQGVTVKIDTFVHYSGGSSLKIENFRTENNEFYGCNQRVKDFIRGRWYRVVAAVKASNYSGRIGIAVHYFDAHGRKLPIKNADLSINCSDENKDWGIYHLNFYTHREASSILIALYIKGNGTVWFDDVRLSALEENSGDTLKTSDGAYLLHREKATVWFEYAEKKVFRHTHPPQDQKNGIEIFCAKNEWESFQIVIVPQDGFKRCSIKFSDLLAKQNNDVIPKHLFSSYKVGYVKVNQASNTDGVAGLHPDYLKPDSVFDLSRQVNNPIWVNVFIPSHINSGIYTGEVTLVFQDDYSVHIPIKVNVWDFVLPRENHIFIRSNFWLSLIKQYDHRKEAEILKDYYNNLHSHRVNVLRNVSLKTEYIQGKLICHFAEFDEKVEKLFKDYGFDAITVGPFLGDASGWRYRRKWMGVETGSNEFWDLLKEYCRKLESHLKKRGWLEKCWLQYWDEPRLEDVGYDKIIQIAKVIKESAPRLKIFMTTKPFPELRGLIDIWCIPFNRQSFDEAEVHKRQSAGDLIFVYHNDPYIDTPLIDKRLYAWRYWKANVDGAYSWWNLTHWEENPYYNSRMLQSGAGGKKVSLKAGDGVLLYPNPDFSGPPINSLRWEIFRQGLEDYEYFWILTQRIKKVLNRLEDNRFFSDYQHYKPDKLVGNLIKDYLSTWERSISSLYRIRRKIAQEILEVDEHPYIFVKTIPEEGSKVKDHIKIYGLTESGVHIYIEGIKSAVDDHGLFEARVKVPREKILTIVARQGNKKKEIKLEFK, encoded by the coding sequence ATGATTGATATATTGGTGATGATATATCATTACTTCCGTGCTTCGTCTGAAAATTTGTTGAAGAACAAAACCTTGTATGGGATAATGGTCGTAATGGCATTGGTTTTGGGATGTAAGGCATTAAAAGGGGAAAATTTATTGATCAACGGTGATTTTGAAACGGGTATAGCACCGGGCTGGGAACCGTCTTTTGTCCAGGGCGTTACCGTAAAGATCGATACTTTTGTACACTACTCAGGGGGCAGCAGTTTAAAGATTGAGAATTTCAGAACAGAGAATAATGAATTTTACGGATGTAACCAGCGGGTAAAAGACTTTATCAGGGGCAGATGGTATCGTGTTGTTGCGGCGGTAAAAGCTTCAAATTATTCCGGTCGTATAGGAATCGCCGTCCATTATTTCGATGCGCACGGCCGTAAACTGCCCATAAAGAATGCTGATCTATCAATTAACTGCTCTGATGAAAATAAGGATTGGGGAATTTATCATCTCAATTTTTATACTCACAGAGAAGCAAGTTCAATACTTATTGCATTGTACATAAAAGGAAACGGCACGGTATGGTTTGACGACGTCAGATTATCGGCTTTAGAGGAGAATTCTGGTGATACCCTCAAAACTTCTGACGGCGCTTACTTATTGCATCGGGAAAAAGCGACTGTTTGGTTTGAATACGCCGAGAAGAAGGTTTTTCGTCATACCCATCCGCCTCAAGACCAGAAGAACGGAATTGAAATTTTTTGTGCAAAGAACGAATGGGAGTCTTTTCAAATAGTGATTGTTCCCCAAGATGGATTTAAGCGATGTTCGATAAAATTCAGTGACCTCCTGGCGAAACAGAATAATGACGTAATTCCAAAACACCTGTTTTCGTCTTATAAGGTAGGTTATGTAAAAGTAAATCAGGCGTCTAACACCGACGGAGTTGCCGGGTTACATCCGGATTACTTAAAACCGGATTCTGTCTTCGATCTGTCCAGGCAGGTTAACAACCCGATATGGGTGAATGTTTTTATTCCGTCACACATAAATTCTGGTATCTATACCGGTGAGGTTACCCTGGTCTTTCAGGATGATTATTCTGTTCACATTCCCATAAAGGTAAATGTTTGGGATTTCGTCTTACCGAGAGAAAATCACATATTTATTCGATCCAATTTCTGGCTTTCGCTTATAAAACAATATGATCACAGAAAAGAAGCGGAGATCCTGAAAGATTATTACAATAATCTGCATTCCCATCGAGTAAACGTCCTTCGCAATGTTTCTTTAAAAACAGAATATATCCAGGGTAAGTTGATCTGCCATTTTGCTGAATTTGACGAAAAGGTGGAAAAACTGTTTAAAGATTACGGTTTTGATGCGATAACAGTTGGTCCTTTTCTCGGAGATGCAAGCGGGTGGAGATATCGGAGAAAATGGATGGGTGTTGAGACGGGTTCGAATGAATTTTGGGATTTGCTGAAAGAGTATTGTAGAAAACTGGAATCTCACTTGAAAAAACGGGGATGGCTGGAAAAATGCTGGCTTCAATACTGGGATGAACCCCGGCTTGAGGACGTCGGTTATGATAAAATAATACAGATTGCAAAGGTGATTAAGGAAAGCGCTCCCCGCTTAAAAATATTTATGACCACAAAACCATTTCCCGAATTACGCGGGCTCATAGATATTTGGTGTATACCATTCAACAGACAGTCCTTTGATGAAGCAGAGGTTCACAAACGGCAATCTGCAGGCGATTTGATATTCGTTTATCACAATGATCCATACATTGACACGCCCTTGATTGATAAACGTTTATATGCCTGGCGATACTGGAAAGCGAATGTTGACGGTGCCTATAGCTGGTGGAACTTAACGCACTGGGAAGAAAATCCGTATTATAATTCCAGGATGTTGCAATCCGGAGCCGGCGGGAAAAAAGTTTCGCTTAAAGCCGGTGACGGAGTTCTGTTATATCCTAATCCGGACTTTTCCGGACCGCCGATAAATTCTTTGCGCTGGGAAATTTTCCGACAGGGATTGGAAGACTATGAATATTTCTGGATATTGACTCAGAGGATCAAAAAAGTGTTAAACCGGCTGGAGGATAATCGATTTTTCTCTGATTATCAGCACTATAAGCCAGATAAGTTGGTCGGCAATCTTATAAAAGATTATCTCTCGACGTGGGAAAGAAGTATTTCATCATTGTACCGGATCAGACGCAAAATCGCTCAGGAAATACTGGAGGTCGAT
- a CDS encoding glycosyltransferase family 1 protein encodes MPRRKIFIDATGIVNTPTGLGKYSFYLLKALLKIKEYNFTVLVQNSLSREHPLFSLEKENVYFNTIKAPVIGPWRDLILFYIRNLINQHDLYHCLSSYFPAFGIRTSSIVTIHDLKYLFFPEFFRSGFKAVYYKWIITRGIHKATGIIAVSEATKKDIVLFGGSPDKIRVIYEAPTISNSTNQDLPPGLKGKRYFLFVGENRPHKNVKRLIEAFIRVSKQLGDSVPYLVLVGPKYAVFKSETRCDKIIFFGTASENTLCALYKNALALVYPSLYEGFGLPLLEAMSLQVPVITSNISSMPEVAGEAALYVDPRDVEQMASALLLMIKDEKKRKELIKKGTHRVRDFSWKRAADQVCGFYEQIISRA; translated from the coding sequence ATGCCTCGAAGAAAAATATTCATTGATGCAACTGGAATCGTAAATACTCCAACAGGTCTGGGTAAATATAGTTTTTATTTATTGAAGGCACTGCTCAAGATAAAAGAATATAATTTCACGGTGCTCGTGCAAAATTCTCTTTCCAGAGAGCATCCCCTGTTTTCTCTCGAAAAGGAGAACGTTTACTTTAATACCATCAAGGCACCTGTAATCGGTCCCTGGCGTGACCTGATTCTATTTTACATACGAAACCTCATCAATCAACACGACTTATATCATTGCCTGAGTTCATACTTTCCGGCATTCGGTATCCGAACATCATCTATCGTAACGATACACGACCTTAAGTATCTTTTCTTCCCGGAATTTTTCAGAAGCGGCTTTAAAGCCGTCTATTACAAATGGATTATCACCAGAGGAATTCATAAAGCGACGGGGATTATCGCAGTGTCTGAAGCGACCAAAAAGGATATAGTGTTATTTGGGGGGTCTCCAGATAAGATACGGGTTATCTACGAAGCACCGACAATTTCAAACTCTACGAATCAAGATCTGCCGCCGGGGTTAAAGGGTAAACGATATTTTCTGTTCGTCGGAGAAAACAGGCCCCATAAGAACGTAAAGAGATTGATCGAGGCTTTCATCAGGGTCTCTAAACAGCTTGGTGATTCTGTCCCTTATCTTGTTCTTGTGGGTCCTAAATATGCGGTTTTCAAGAGTGAAACAAGATGTGACAAAATTATCTTTTTCGGAACGGCGTCAGAGAACACGTTATGCGCACTTTACAAAAATGCATTGGCACTTGTTTATCCCTCTCTGTATGAAGGCTTTGGTCTACCCCTCCTGGAGGCGATGTCCCTGCAGGTGCCGGTGATAACATCAAATATATCTTCAATGCCTGAAGTTGCCGGAGAAGCTGCGCTTTATGTCGACCCCCGTGATGTTGAACAGATGGCGTCGGCACTGTTGCTTATGATAAAAGATGAAAAAAAGAGAAAAGAACTGATTAAAAAGGGAACGCATAGAGTTAGAGATTTTTCCTGGAAAAGAGCAGCGGATCAGGTGTGTGGATTTTATGAACAGATTATCTCCCGTGCATAA